The following are from one region of the Platichthys flesus chromosome 2, fPlaFle2.1, whole genome shotgun sequence genome:
- the elmo2 gene encoding engulfment and cell motility protein 2 isoform X2 — protein MPPPADIVKVAIEWPGANAQLIEMDQKRPLSSIIREVCDGWSLSGAEQFALRYADGPQLYITEQSRGEIKNGTILRLAISPGRAARQLLERIQSHGIDARLEALKELAKLSADPTFAAEFINMEGIGTLARLVESGTHFGEMLAFTLTAFLELMDHGIVSWDLISLSFIKQIAGYVNQPMVDVSILQRSLAILESMVLNSHSLYHRVAQEITVGQLIGHLSNQEIQTYAIALINALFLKAPEDRRQEEYTNPLEQHLTEMASTLAQKHLRSIILNHVIRGNRPIKAEMAHQLYVLQVLTFNLLEERMMTKMDPNDQTQRDIIFELRRIAFDGENDPTGTEKRKAMYTKDYKMLGFTNHVNPAMDFTQTPPGMLALDNMLYLAKVHQDTYIRIVLENSSREDKHECPFGRCAIELTRMLCEILQVGELPNEGCNDYHPMFFTHDRAWEEFFCVCIQLLNKTWKEMRATAEDFNKVMQVVREQITRALAMKPSSLDQLKNKLRGLNYSEILRLRQSERMSQDDFQSPPIIELRERIQPEILELIKQQRFNRLCEGSCFRKLGNRRRQEKFWFCRLSLNHKVLHYGDLDESPQGEVAFELLSDKIPVSDIKSVVTGKDCPHMKEKSALKQNKEVLELAFSVLYDPDETLNFVAPNKYEYCIWTDGLCALLGREMGSDLTRSDLDTLISMEMKLRLLDLENITIPEAPPPVPKEPSSYNFTYNYS, from the exons ATGCCGCCCCCTGCTGACATCGTGAAGGTGGCTATTGAATGGCCAGGTGCTAATGCTCAGCTCATAGAGATGGACCAG AAAAGACCTTTGTCCTCAATAATACGAGAAGTGTGTGATGG CTGGTCTTTGTCAGGCGCAGAGCAGTTTGCCCTGCGTTATGCTGACGGCCCTCAGCTTTATATCACTGAGCAG AGCCGTGGTGAAATCAAAAACGGGACCATCCTTCGATTAGCCATTTCTCCT GGGCGTGCTGCTCGTCAGCTCCTGGAGAGGATCCAGTCCCACGGCATCGACGCACGCCTCGAGGCTCTGAAAGAGCTCGCCAAGCTGTCTGCAGATCCAACCTTTGCCGCAGAGTTCATCAACATGGAAGGCATCGGGACTCTGGCACGTCTTGTCGAGAGCGGCACCCA ctTCGGGGAAATGCTGGCCTTCACTCTCACTGCCTTTCTGGAGCTAATGGATCATGGCATTGTGTCCTGGGACCTCATCTCTCTGTCCTTCATCAAACAG ATTGCGGGTTATGTGAACCAGCCAATGGTGGATGTGTCCATCCTTCAGCGTTCTCTGGCGATCCTGGAGAGCATGGTCCTCAACAGCCACAGCCTCTACCACCGAGTGGCCCAGGAGATCACCGTGGGACAGCTCATCGGGCACCT GTCCAACCAGGAGATCCAGACGTACGCCATCGCTCTCATCAATGCACTTTTCCTGAAGGCGCCAGAGGACAGACGACAG GAGGAGTATACTAACCCACTGGAGCAGCACCTCACT GAAATGGCGAGCACTTTGGCCCAGAAACACTTGCGATCCATCATCCTCAAC CATGTTATAAGAGGAAATCGACCAATTAAAGCTGAAATGGCACACCAGCTGTATGTGCTGCAGGTGTTGACCTTTAACCTATTAGAAGAGAGAATGATGACCAAAATGGATCCTAATGACCAG ACCCAGAGAGATATCATTTTTGAGCTGCGTAGGATTGCCTTTGATGGAGAAAATGACCCGACAGgcacagagaagagaaaggccATGTACACCAAGGACTACAAGATGCTGGGTTTCACT AACCATGTGAACCCAGCGATGGATTTCACCCAGACTCCTCCAGGGATGCTGGCTCTGGACAACATGCTGTACCTGGCAAAAGTTCACCAGGACACGTACATCAGG ATTGTCCTGGAGAACAGTAGCCGAGAGGACAAGCACGAATGTCCCTTTGGCCGGTGCGCCATCGAACTCACTCGAATGTTGTGCGAGATCCTCCAGGTTGGAGAGTTAC CTAACGAGGGCTGCAACGACTACCACCCCATGTTCTTTACCCATGACCGGGCGTGGGAGGAGTTCTTCTGTGTCTGCATTCAGCTGCTTAATAAAACCTGGAAGGAGATGAGGGCCACGGCCGAGGACTTCAACAAG GTGATGCAGGTGGTGCGTGAGCAGATCACCAGAGCTCTGGCCATGAAGCCGTCATCTTTAGACCAGCTGAAGAATAAACTGAGAGGCCTCAACTACTCAGAGATCCTGCGTCTGCGGCAGTCGGAGAGAATGAGCCAGGATGACTTCCAGTCTCCACCTATCAT CGAGCTGCGGGAGAGAATTCAGCCCGAGATCTTAGAGCTCATCAAGCAACAGCGATTCAACCGGCTGTGTGAGGGAAGCTGCTTCCGTAAGCTGGGGAACCGCCGAAGGCAAG AGAAGTTTTGGTTCTGCAGACTCTCTCTGAATCACAAAGTGCTGCACTACGGGGACCTGGATGAGTCGCCTCAGGGTGAGGTGGCTTTTGAACTCCTCAGTGACAAGA TTCCCGTATCAGATATCAAGTCCGTGGTAACTGGGAAAGACTGCCCtcatatgaaagaaaaaagtgcTCTCAAACAAAACAAG GAGGTGCTGGAGTTGGCCTTCTCTGTCCTCTACGATCCCGATGAGACGCTCAACTTTGTTGCACCAAACAAGTATGAG
- the elmo2 gene encoding engulfment and cell motility protein 2 isoform X3, with protein MPPPADIVKVAIEWPGANAQLIEMDQKRPLSSIIREVCDGWSLSGAEQFALRYADGPQLYITEQSRGEIKNGTILRLAISPGRAARQLLERIQSHGIDARLEALKELAKLSADPTFAAEFINMEGIGTLARLVESGTHFGEMLAFTLTAFLELMDHGIVSWDLISLSFIKQIAGYVNQPMVDVSILQRSLAILESMVLNSHSLYHRVAQEITVGQLIGHLQVSNQEIQTYAIALINALFLKAPEDRRQEMASTLAQKHLRSIILNHVIRGNRPIKAEMAHQLYVLQVLTFNLLEERMMTKMDPNDQTQRDIIFELRRIAFDGENDPTGTEKRKAMYTKDYKMLGFTNHVNPAMDFTQTPPGMLALDNMLYLAKVHQDTYIRIVLENSSREDKHECPFGRCAIELTRMLCEILQVGELPNEGCNDYHPMFFTHDRAWEEFFCVCIQLLNKTWKEMRATAEDFNKVMQVVREQITRALAMKPSSLDQLKNKLRGLNYSEILRLRQSERMSQDDFQSPPIIELRERIQPEILELIKQQRFNRLCEGSCFRKLGNRRRQEKFWFCRLSLNHKVLHYGDLDESPQGEVAFELLSDKIPVSDIKSVVTGKDCPHMKEKSALKQNKEVLELAFSVLYDPDETLNFVAPNKYEYCIWTDGLCALLGREMGSDLTRSDLDTLISMEMKLRLLDLENITIPEAPPPVPKEPSSYNFTYNYS; from the exons ATGCCGCCCCCTGCTGACATCGTGAAGGTGGCTATTGAATGGCCAGGTGCTAATGCTCAGCTCATAGAGATGGACCAG AAAAGACCTTTGTCCTCAATAATACGAGAAGTGTGTGATGG CTGGTCTTTGTCAGGCGCAGAGCAGTTTGCCCTGCGTTATGCTGACGGCCCTCAGCTTTATATCACTGAGCAG AGCCGTGGTGAAATCAAAAACGGGACCATCCTTCGATTAGCCATTTCTCCT GGGCGTGCTGCTCGTCAGCTCCTGGAGAGGATCCAGTCCCACGGCATCGACGCACGCCTCGAGGCTCTGAAAGAGCTCGCCAAGCTGTCTGCAGATCCAACCTTTGCCGCAGAGTTCATCAACATGGAAGGCATCGGGACTCTGGCACGTCTTGTCGAGAGCGGCACCCA ctTCGGGGAAATGCTGGCCTTCACTCTCACTGCCTTTCTGGAGCTAATGGATCATGGCATTGTGTCCTGGGACCTCATCTCTCTGTCCTTCATCAAACAG ATTGCGGGTTATGTGAACCAGCCAATGGTGGATGTGTCCATCCTTCAGCGTTCTCTGGCGATCCTGGAGAGCATGGTCCTCAACAGCCACAGCCTCTACCACCGAGTGGCCCAGGAGATCACCGTGGGACAGCTCATCGGGCACCTGCAagt GTCCAACCAGGAGATCCAGACGTACGCCATCGCTCTCATCAATGCACTTTTCCTGAAGGCGCCAGAGGACAGACGACAG GAAATGGCGAGCACTTTGGCCCAGAAACACTTGCGATCCATCATCCTCAAC CATGTTATAAGAGGAAATCGACCAATTAAAGCTGAAATGGCACACCAGCTGTATGTGCTGCAGGTGTTGACCTTTAACCTATTAGAAGAGAGAATGATGACCAAAATGGATCCTAATGACCAG ACCCAGAGAGATATCATTTTTGAGCTGCGTAGGATTGCCTTTGATGGAGAAAATGACCCGACAGgcacagagaagagaaaggccATGTACACCAAGGACTACAAGATGCTGGGTTTCACT AACCATGTGAACCCAGCGATGGATTTCACCCAGACTCCTCCAGGGATGCTGGCTCTGGACAACATGCTGTACCTGGCAAAAGTTCACCAGGACACGTACATCAGG ATTGTCCTGGAGAACAGTAGCCGAGAGGACAAGCACGAATGTCCCTTTGGCCGGTGCGCCATCGAACTCACTCGAATGTTGTGCGAGATCCTCCAGGTTGGAGAGTTAC CTAACGAGGGCTGCAACGACTACCACCCCATGTTCTTTACCCATGACCGGGCGTGGGAGGAGTTCTTCTGTGTCTGCATTCAGCTGCTTAATAAAACCTGGAAGGAGATGAGGGCCACGGCCGAGGACTTCAACAAG GTGATGCAGGTGGTGCGTGAGCAGATCACCAGAGCTCTGGCCATGAAGCCGTCATCTTTAGACCAGCTGAAGAATAAACTGAGAGGCCTCAACTACTCAGAGATCCTGCGTCTGCGGCAGTCGGAGAGAATGAGCCAGGATGACTTCCAGTCTCCACCTATCAT CGAGCTGCGGGAGAGAATTCAGCCCGAGATCTTAGAGCTCATCAAGCAACAGCGATTCAACCGGCTGTGTGAGGGAAGCTGCTTCCGTAAGCTGGGGAACCGCCGAAGGCAAG AGAAGTTTTGGTTCTGCAGACTCTCTCTGAATCACAAAGTGCTGCACTACGGGGACCTGGATGAGTCGCCTCAGGGTGAGGTGGCTTTTGAACTCCTCAGTGACAAGA TTCCCGTATCAGATATCAAGTCCGTGGTAACTGGGAAAGACTGCCCtcatatgaaagaaaaaagtgcTCTCAAACAAAACAAG GAGGTGCTGGAGTTGGCCTTCTCTGTCCTCTACGATCCCGATGAGACGCTCAACTTTGTTGCACCAAACAAGTATGAG
- the elmo2 gene encoding engulfment and cell motility protein 2 isoform X1: MPPPADIVKVAIEWPGANAQLIEMDQKRPLSSIIREVCDGWSLSGAEQFALRYADGPQLYITEQSRGEIKNGTILRLAISPGRAARQLLERIQSHGIDARLEALKELAKLSADPTFAAEFINMEGIGTLARLVESGTHFGEMLAFTLTAFLELMDHGIVSWDLISLSFIKQIAGYVNQPMVDVSILQRSLAILESMVLNSHSLYHRVAQEITVGQLIGHLQVSNQEIQTYAIALINALFLKAPEDRRQEEYTNPLEQHLTEMASTLAQKHLRSIILNHVIRGNRPIKAEMAHQLYVLQVLTFNLLEERMMTKMDPNDQTQRDIIFELRRIAFDGENDPTGTEKRKAMYTKDYKMLGFTNHVNPAMDFTQTPPGMLALDNMLYLAKVHQDTYIRIVLENSSREDKHECPFGRCAIELTRMLCEILQVGELPNEGCNDYHPMFFTHDRAWEEFFCVCIQLLNKTWKEMRATAEDFNKVMQVVREQITRALAMKPSSLDQLKNKLRGLNYSEILRLRQSERMSQDDFQSPPIIELRERIQPEILELIKQQRFNRLCEGSCFRKLGNRRRQEKFWFCRLSLNHKVLHYGDLDESPQGEVAFELLSDKIPVSDIKSVVTGKDCPHMKEKSALKQNKEVLELAFSVLYDPDETLNFVAPNKYEYCIWTDGLCALLGREMGSDLTRSDLDTLISMEMKLRLLDLENITIPEAPPPVPKEPSSYNFTYNYS, from the exons ATGCCGCCCCCTGCTGACATCGTGAAGGTGGCTATTGAATGGCCAGGTGCTAATGCTCAGCTCATAGAGATGGACCAG AAAAGACCTTTGTCCTCAATAATACGAGAAGTGTGTGATGG CTGGTCTTTGTCAGGCGCAGAGCAGTTTGCCCTGCGTTATGCTGACGGCCCTCAGCTTTATATCACTGAGCAG AGCCGTGGTGAAATCAAAAACGGGACCATCCTTCGATTAGCCATTTCTCCT GGGCGTGCTGCTCGTCAGCTCCTGGAGAGGATCCAGTCCCACGGCATCGACGCACGCCTCGAGGCTCTGAAAGAGCTCGCCAAGCTGTCTGCAGATCCAACCTTTGCCGCAGAGTTCATCAACATGGAAGGCATCGGGACTCTGGCACGTCTTGTCGAGAGCGGCACCCA ctTCGGGGAAATGCTGGCCTTCACTCTCACTGCCTTTCTGGAGCTAATGGATCATGGCATTGTGTCCTGGGACCTCATCTCTCTGTCCTTCATCAAACAG ATTGCGGGTTATGTGAACCAGCCAATGGTGGATGTGTCCATCCTTCAGCGTTCTCTGGCGATCCTGGAGAGCATGGTCCTCAACAGCCACAGCCTCTACCACCGAGTGGCCCAGGAGATCACCGTGGGACAGCTCATCGGGCACCTGCAagt GTCCAACCAGGAGATCCAGACGTACGCCATCGCTCTCATCAATGCACTTTTCCTGAAGGCGCCAGAGGACAGACGACAG GAGGAGTATACTAACCCACTGGAGCAGCACCTCACT GAAATGGCGAGCACTTTGGCCCAGAAACACTTGCGATCCATCATCCTCAAC CATGTTATAAGAGGAAATCGACCAATTAAAGCTGAAATGGCACACCAGCTGTATGTGCTGCAGGTGTTGACCTTTAACCTATTAGAAGAGAGAATGATGACCAAAATGGATCCTAATGACCAG ACCCAGAGAGATATCATTTTTGAGCTGCGTAGGATTGCCTTTGATGGAGAAAATGACCCGACAGgcacagagaagagaaaggccATGTACACCAAGGACTACAAGATGCTGGGTTTCACT AACCATGTGAACCCAGCGATGGATTTCACCCAGACTCCTCCAGGGATGCTGGCTCTGGACAACATGCTGTACCTGGCAAAAGTTCACCAGGACACGTACATCAGG ATTGTCCTGGAGAACAGTAGCCGAGAGGACAAGCACGAATGTCCCTTTGGCCGGTGCGCCATCGAACTCACTCGAATGTTGTGCGAGATCCTCCAGGTTGGAGAGTTAC CTAACGAGGGCTGCAACGACTACCACCCCATGTTCTTTACCCATGACCGGGCGTGGGAGGAGTTCTTCTGTGTCTGCATTCAGCTGCTTAATAAAACCTGGAAGGAGATGAGGGCCACGGCCGAGGACTTCAACAAG GTGATGCAGGTGGTGCGTGAGCAGATCACCAGAGCTCTGGCCATGAAGCCGTCATCTTTAGACCAGCTGAAGAATAAACTGAGAGGCCTCAACTACTCAGAGATCCTGCGTCTGCGGCAGTCGGAGAGAATGAGCCAGGATGACTTCCAGTCTCCACCTATCAT CGAGCTGCGGGAGAGAATTCAGCCCGAGATCTTAGAGCTCATCAAGCAACAGCGATTCAACCGGCTGTGTGAGGGAAGCTGCTTCCGTAAGCTGGGGAACCGCCGAAGGCAAG AGAAGTTTTGGTTCTGCAGACTCTCTCTGAATCACAAAGTGCTGCACTACGGGGACCTGGATGAGTCGCCTCAGGGTGAGGTGGCTTTTGAACTCCTCAGTGACAAGA TTCCCGTATCAGATATCAAGTCCGTGGTAACTGGGAAAGACTGCCCtcatatgaaagaaaaaagtgcTCTCAAACAAAACAAG GAGGTGCTGGAGTTGGCCTTCTCTGTCCTCTACGATCCCGATGAGACGCTCAACTTTGTTGCACCAAACAAGTATGAG
- the elmo2 gene encoding engulfment and cell motility protein 2 isoform X4 — protein sequence MPPPADIVKVAIEWPGANAQLIEMDQKRPLSSIIREVCDGWSLSGAEQFALRYADGPQLYITEQSRGEIKNGTILRLAISPGRAARQLLERIQSHGIDARLEALKELAKLSADPTFAAEFINMEGIGTLARLVESGTHFGEMLAFTLTAFLELMDHGIVSWDLISLSFIKQIAGYVNQPMVDVSILQRSLAILESMVLNSHSLYHRVAQEITVGQLIGHLSNQEIQTYAIALINALFLKAPEDRRQEMASTLAQKHLRSIILNHVIRGNRPIKAEMAHQLYVLQVLTFNLLEERMMTKMDPNDQTQRDIIFELRRIAFDGENDPTGTEKRKAMYTKDYKMLGFTNHVNPAMDFTQTPPGMLALDNMLYLAKVHQDTYIRIVLENSSREDKHECPFGRCAIELTRMLCEILQVGELPNEGCNDYHPMFFTHDRAWEEFFCVCIQLLNKTWKEMRATAEDFNKVMQVVREQITRALAMKPSSLDQLKNKLRGLNYSEILRLRQSERMSQDDFQSPPIIELRERIQPEILELIKQQRFNRLCEGSCFRKLGNRRRQEKFWFCRLSLNHKVLHYGDLDESPQGEVAFELLSDKIPVSDIKSVVTGKDCPHMKEKSALKQNKEVLELAFSVLYDPDETLNFVAPNKYEYCIWTDGLCALLGREMGSDLTRSDLDTLISMEMKLRLLDLENITIPEAPPPVPKEPSSYNFTYNYS from the exons ATGCCGCCCCCTGCTGACATCGTGAAGGTGGCTATTGAATGGCCAGGTGCTAATGCTCAGCTCATAGAGATGGACCAG AAAAGACCTTTGTCCTCAATAATACGAGAAGTGTGTGATGG CTGGTCTTTGTCAGGCGCAGAGCAGTTTGCCCTGCGTTATGCTGACGGCCCTCAGCTTTATATCACTGAGCAG AGCCGTGGTGAAATCAAAAACGGGACCATCCTTCGATTAGCCATTTCTCCT GGGCGTGCTGCTCGTCAGCTCCTGGAGAGGATCCAGTCCCACGGCATCGACGCACGCCTCGAGGCTCTGAAAGAGCTCGCCAAGCTGTCTGCAGATCCAACCTTTGCCGCAGAGTTCATCAACATGGAAGGCATCGGGACTCTGGCACGTCTTGTCGAGAGCGGCACCCA ctTCGGGGAAATGCTGGCCTTCACTCTCACTGCCTTTCTGGAGCTAATGGATCATGGCATTGTGTCCTGGGACCTCATCTCTCTGTCCTTCATCAAACAG ATTGCGGGTTATGTGAACCAGCCAATGGTGGATGTGTCCATCCTTCAGCGTTCTCTGGCGATCCTGGAGAGCATGGTCCTCAACAGCCACAGCCTCTACCACCGAGTGGCCCAGGAGATCACCGTGGGACAGCTCATCGGGCACCT GTCCAACCAGGAGATCCAGACGTACGCCATCGCTCTCATCAATGCACTTTTCCTGAAGGCGCCAGAGGACAGACGACAG GAAATGGCGAGCACTTTGGCCCAGAAACACTTGCGATCCATCATCCTCAAC CATGTTATAAGAGGAAATCGACCAATTAAAGCTGAAATGGCACACCAGCTGTATGTGCTGCAGGTGTTGACCTTTAACCTATTAGAAGAGAGAATGATGACCAAAATGGATCCTAATGACCAG ACCCAGAGAGATATCATTTTTGAGCTGCGTAGGATTGCCTTTGATGGAGAAAATGACCCGACAGgcacagagaagagaaaggccATGTACACCAAGGACTACAAGATGCTGGGTTTCACT AACCATGTGAACCCAGCGATGGATTTCACCCAGACTCCTCCAGGGATGCTGGCTCTGGACAACATGCTGTACCTGGCAAAAGTTCACCAGGACACGTACATCAGG ATTGTCCTGGAGAACAGTAGCCGAGAGGACAAGCACGAATGTCCCTTTGGCCGGTGCGCCATCGAACTCACTCGAATGTTGTGCGAGATCCTCCAGGTTGGAGAGTTAC CTAACGAGGGCTGCAACGACTACCACCCCATGTTCTTTACCCATGACCGGGCGTGGGAGGAGTTCTTCTGTGTCTGCATTCAGCTGCTTAATAAAACCTGGAAGGAGATGAGGGCCACGGCCGAGGACTTCAACAAG GTGATGCAGGTGGTGCGTGAGCAGATCACCAGAGCTCTGGCCATGAAGCCGTCATCTTTAGACCAGCTGAAGAATAAACTGAGAGGCCTCAACTACTCAGAGATCCTGCGTCTGCGGCAGTCGGAGAGAATGAGCCAGGATGACTTCCAGTCTCCACCTATCAT CGAGCTGCGGGAGAGAATTCAGCCCGAGATCTTAGAGCTCATCAAGCAACAGCGATTCAACCGGCTGTGTGAGGGAAGCTGCTTCCGTAAGCTGGGGAACCGCCGAAGGCAAG AGAAGTTTTGGTTCTGCAGACTCTCTCTGAATCACAAAGTGCTGCACTACGGGGACCTGGATGAGTCGCCTCAGGGTGAGGTGGCTTTTGAACTCCTCAGTGACAAGA TTCCCGTATCAGATATCAAGTCCGTGGTAACTGGGAAAGACTGCCCtcatatgaaagaaaaaagtgcTCTCAAACAAAACAAG GAGGTGCTGGAGTTGGCCTTCTCTGTCCTCTACGATCCCGATGAGACGCTCAACTTTGTTGCACCAAACAAGTATGAG